One window of the Marinilactibacillus sp. Marseille-P9653 genome contains the following:
- the hag gene encoding flagellin Hag, which yields MRINTNTAAMNTYSRLSQANSAKSGSLAKLSSGLRINKAGDDAAGLSISEKMKNQISGLNQATRNAQDGISLIQTAEGALNETHSILNRMRDLSVQAGNETNSTDDLNAIQSELNELTKEVDRIADTTKFNGKTLLDGSVSTNADSQSTFKLQIGSNTGTNDSLTVNISAMDSANLGKEDTKLSAINVVGTPEGADPVANPAVAGNHKEAIDVIDAAIKQVSEQRSNLGANQNRLDHTINNLTTTKENLSEANSRIRDVDMAEEMMSFTKSNILSQASTAMLAQANQMPQGVLQLLG from the coding sequence ATGCGTATTAATACAAATACAGCAGCGATGAATACATATTCTCGTTTGTCTCAAGCAAACAGTGCAAAGAGTGGTTCATTAGCTAAATTATCATCTGGATTAAGAATCAACAAAGCAGGAGACGATGCAGCTGGTCTGTCAATTTCAGAAAAAATGAAAAATCAAATTTCTGGCTTAAACCAAGCAACTCGTAATGCTCAAGATGGTATTTCATTGATTCAAACAGCAGAAGGTGCATTGAATGAAACCCATTCAATCTTAAACCGTATGCGTGATCTTTCTGTACAAGCAGGAAACGAGACGAATAGTACGGATGATTTAAATGCTATACAATCAGAGTTAAATGAATTAACAAAAGAAGTTGACCGTATTGCTGATACTACAAAATTTAATGGAAAAACACTACTAGATGGTTCAGTATCAACAAATGCAGATTCACAATCTACTTTTAAACTTCAAATTGGTTCTAATACAGGTACTAACGATAGTTTAACTGTAAATATTTCAGCAATGGATTCTGCTAATTTAGGTAAAGAAGATACAAAACTTTCTGCTATTAACGTAGTTGGTACTCCAGAAGGTGCAGATCCTGTAGCAAACCCAGCAGTTGCTGGAAATCATAAAGAAGCGATTGATGTTATCGATGCAGCAATCAAACAAGTATCTGAACAACGTTCAAACTTAGGTGCAAACCAAAACCGTCTAGACCACACAATCAATAACTTAACAACGACTAAAGAAAACCTTTCAGAAGCAAACTCACGTATTCGTGACGTTGACATGGCTGAAGAAATGATGAGCTTTACGAAATCAAACATCCTTTCTCAAGCTTCAACAGCAATGCTTGCACAAGCAAACCAAATGCCTCAAGGCGTTCTTCAATTATTGGGTTAA
- a CDS encoding flagellin codes for MRINTNTAAMNTYSRLTQANGSKSNSLAKLSSGLRINKAGDDAAGLSISEKMKNQISGLNQATRNAQDGISLIQTAEGALNETHSILNRMRDLSVQAGNETNSDDDLSAIQSELDELTNEIDRIASTTQFNGKSLLNGATPAEDANSDAIEAAMAGNASFTLQIGSNTGSQDTLEVSIKGMGSKSLAIDSLDVDGAEVDGKNGAQQAIDSIDAAIKSVSEQRSNLGANQNRLDHTINNLTTTKENLSEANSRIRDVDMAEEMMSFTKSNILSQASTAMLAQANQMPQGVLQLLG; via the coding sequence ATGCGTATAAATACAAACACAGCTGCTATGAATACATACTCACGTTTGACACAAGCAAACGGATCAAAAAGTAATTCATTAGCTAAATTATCATCAGGATTAAGAATTAACAAAGCAGGAGACGATGCTGCAGGACTTTCAATCTCAGAAAAAATGAAAAATCAAATCTCTGGACTAAACCAAGCTACTCGAAACGCTCAAGATGGTATTTCACTGATCCAAACTGCAGAAGGTGCATTGAATGAGACTCACTCAATCCTAAACCGTATGCGTGATCTTTCTGTTCAAGCAGGAAATGAAACAAATAGTGACGATGATTTAAGCGCTATTCAATCAGAATTAGATGAATTAACTAACGAGATAGATAGAATTGCTTCTACAACTCAGTTTAATGGTAAATCTCTTTTGAACGGAGCTACACCTGCTGAGGATGCAAACTCGGATGCTATAGAAGCAGCAATGGCAGGAAATGCTTCTTTTACTCTTCAAATCGGATCAAATACAGGTAGTCAGGATACTTTAGAGGTCAGTATTAAAGGAATGGGCTCTAAATCCTTAGCAATTGATTCTTTAGACGTAGATGGAGCTGAAGTCGATGGAAAAAATGGCGCTCAACAAGCTATCGATTCAATTGATGCTGCGATTAAATCAGTTTCTGAACAACGTTCAAACTTAGGTGCGAACCAAAACCGTTTGGATCATACAATCAATAATTTAACAACAACTAAGGAAAATTTGTCTGAGGCAAACTCACGTATCCGTGACGTTGACATGGCTGAAGAAATGATGAGCTTTACGAAGTCTAACATCCTTTCACAAGCTTCAACGGCAATGCTTGCTCAAGCGAACCAAATGCCTCAAGGTGTTTTACAGTTATTAGGATAA
- the hag gene encoding flagellin Hag yields the protein MRINTNTAAMNTYSRLTQANGAKSNSLAKLSSGLRINKAGDDAAGLSISEKMKNQISGLNQATRNAQDGISLIQTAEGALNETHSILNRMRDLSVQAGNETNSGDDLDAIQAEIKELSSEIDRIATTTQFNGKTLLNGVPADGETLGAVESTKSFGLQIGANTADADTLTVNIKAMNSTALGVNVTGTDAIDVTAEAADADSKSGAQLAIDSIDEAIKSVSEQRSNLGANQNRLDHTINNLTTTKENLSEANSRIRDVDMAEEMMSFTKSNILSQASTAMLAQANQMPQGVLQLLG from the coding sequence ATGCGCATAAATACAAATACAGCAGCGATGAATACATACTCTCGCTTGACTCAAGCTAACGGAGCGAAAAGTAACTCATTAGCTAAACTATCATCAGGACTAAGAATTAATAAAGCTGGAGACGACGCTGCAGGTCTTTCAATTTCAGAAAAAATGAAAAACCAGATCTCTGGATTAAACCAAGCTACTCGTAATGCTCAAGATGGTATTTCATTGATCCAAACAGCAGAAGGTGCTTTGAACGAAACACACTCAATCTTAAACCGTATGCGTGATCTTTCTGTACAAGCAGGTAATGAAACAAATAGTGGGGATGATCTAGATGCTATTCAAGCAGAAATCAAAGAATTGTCATCTGAGATTGACAGAATTGCAACAACAACTCAGTTTAATGGTAAAACATTATTAAACGGAGTTCCAGCTGATGGAGAAACTCTTGGTGCAGTAGAATCAACCAAATCATTTGGTCTACAAATTGGAGCGAATACAGCTGATGCAGATACACTAACAGTAAATATCAAAGCAATGAATTCAACTGCATTAGGAGTTAATGTTACTGGAACTGATGCTATAGATGTTACTGCGGAAGCAGCTGATGCCGATAGTAAAAGCGGTGCTCAATTAGCAATCGATTCAATTGATGAAGCTATCAAGTCTGTCTCTGAACAGCGTTCTAATTTAGGAGCTAATCAAAATCGTTTGGATCATACAATCAACAACTTAACAACTACTAAAGAAAACCTTTCAGAAGCGAACTCACGTATCCGTGATGTAGACATGGCTGAAGAAATGATGAGCTTTACTAAATCTAACATCCTTTCTCAAGCATCAACTGCAATGCTTGCTCAAGCAAACCAGATGCCACAAGGTGTTCTTCAATTATTGGGATAA
- a CDS encoding flagellar protein FlaG, whose amino-acid sequence MSQRINTHNTIKNIDRVLQHSKSTISLQGSSYVEPIQPVREIKRTDQTADLLKRNPSEEQIDQWVIEAKDVMQRVNTQLTFRKHEGTGKVLVELVDIDSREVLREIPPEKMLDIIAGIWEWSGLIIDRME is encoded by the coding sequence ATGAGTCAGCGAATTAATACACATAATACGATTAAAAATATCGATAGAGTTTTACAACATAGCAAAAGTACGATATCCTTACAAGGGAGTTCTTATGTAGAACCGATACAACCTGTAAGAGAAATTAAAAGAACAGACCAAACTGCAGATTTACTTAAAAGAAACCCCTCTGAAGAACAAATTGATCAATGGGTTATAGAAGCGAAAGATGTCATGCAACGGGTAAACACTCAACTGACTTTCAGAAAACATGAAGGCACAGGAAAGGTGCTCGTTGAGTTAGTAGACATTGATTCGCGTGAAGTACTGCGTGAAATTCCACCTGAAAAAATGCTAGATATCATCGCTGGTATTTGGGAATGGTCAGGATTAATTATAGATAGAATGGAGTAA
- the hag gene encoding flagellin Hag → MRINTNTAAMNTYSRLTQANGAKSNSLAKLSSGLRINKAGDDAAGLSISEKMKNQISGLNQATRNAQDGISLIQTAEGALNETHSILNRMRDLSVQAGNETNSEDDLAAIQSEIGELTNEIDRIASTTQFNGKKLLNGDTNAVNNQSNFTLQIGSNTGTNDTLTVKISAMNSDRLGKVEEGVVTDTLKDINVTSTQGASDAINAIDDAIKQVSEQRSNLGANQNRLDHTINNLTTTKENLSEANSRIRDVDMAEEMMSFTKSNILSQASTAMLAQANQMPQGVLQLLG, encoded by the coding sequence ATGCGTATAAATACAAATACAGCAGCGATGAATACATACTCACGTTTGACACAAGCAAACGGAGCGAAAAGTAACTCATTAGCTAAATTATCATCAGGACTAAGAATCAATAAAGCAGGAGACGATGCAGCGGGACTTTCAATCTCTGAAAAAATGAAAAACCAAATCTCAGGTTTGAACCAAGCTACTCGTAATGCTCAAGATGGTATTTCATTGATCCAAACAGCAGAAGGTGCATTGAACGAAACTCACTCAATCTTAAACCGTATGCGTGATCTTTCTGTTCAGGCGGGTAACGAAACTAATAGCGAAGACGATTTAGCTGCTATTCAGTCAGAGATTGGCGAATTGACAAATGAAATAGATAGAATTGCTTCTACTACTCAATTTAATGGAAAAAAATTATTAAACGGCGATACTAATGCGGTTAATAATCAATCAAACTTCACATTACAAATTGGTTCAAATACTGGAACTAATGATACACTAACAGTTAAAATTTCAGCAATGAATTCAGATAGATTAGGGAAAGTTGAAGAAGGCGTTGTAACTGATACATTGAAAGATATTAATGTTACTTCAACACAAGGAGCATCAGACGCAATTAATGCAATTGATGATGCCATTAAACAAGTTTCTGAACAACGTTCAAACCTAGGTGCTAATCAAAACCGTTTAGATCACACAATCAACAACTTAACAACAACTAAAGAAAATCTTTCAGAAGCAAACTCACGTATCCGTGACGTTGACATGGCTGAAGAAATGATGTCGTTTACTAAATCTAATATTCTTTCACAAGCATCAACTGCAATGCTTGCACAAGCAAATCAAATGCCTCAAGGCGTTCTTCAACTTTTGGGATAA